GGCGCGGATCGCGGCTACGTAGCCCGCGGGTCCGGCGCCGATCACCAGTACGTCCGTTCCAGTCGAGATGTCTCCGACGACCATTATTCTAGTAACAGCAGTTCGGGGTGTTCGAGGTACTCCATCACCTTGTTCGTGAAGCTCGCGCCCTCCGCCCCGTCGATCAGTCGGTGGTCGAACGACAGCGACAGCGTCATCACCGACCGCGGTTCGATCGACTCGGTCCCGTCCTCGTCGGTGACGACGCGGGGCTTGCGTTTGATCTCGCCGACCGCCAGAATGCCCGCCTCGGGGTAGTTGAGCACCGGCGTGGCGTACTCGCCGCCGATGCCACCGATGTTCGTGATCGTGAACGTCGAGCCCCGCAGTTCGTCGGGGGAGATGGTGCGCTCTCGAGCCTTCGTCACCAGCTCGTCGGTCTCCGAGGAGAGCTGGAGCATGCCCTTCCGGTCGGCGTCTTCGACGACGGGCACCATCAACCCGGCGTCGGTCGCCGCCGCCACGCCCAGGTTGTAGTAGTTCCGGTAGACGATCTCCTCGTTCTCGTCGTCGATCATCGCGTTCATCTCCGGGAACTCCTTCAGCGACGCCACCACCGCCTTCATGATGAACGGCATGTACGTCAGCCGGATACCCTGCTCCTCGGCGAGCGGCTTGAGCTGCTCGCGCGTCTCGACGAGCTTCGTCACGTCCACCTCGTCGTGGTGGGTGACGTGTGGCGCGGTGTACTTCGAGCGCTCCATCGCCTCCGCGATCGTCCGCCGGACGCCCTTGAACGGCTCGCGTCGCTCGCGCGGCCCGGTCTCGCCGGTCGCAACCGTAGCGACGTCCGCTTCCTGGGCCCGACGCTGGGCCTCGGCGTACTCCTGGACCGCCTCGGGCGTGACGAACGCCTCGCCGTCGCGCTCCTCGTCGGTCGGCACCTCGTCGATGTCGACGCCTTCCTCCTGGGCGAGCCGACGCGTGGCGGGTGCCGCCAGCGTCCGGTCTCGGTCAGCCGGTTCGACGCCCGCAGGGACGGCCGTTCCGGCGGTAGTCCCCTCAGCCTCGGCGACCGCATCCGCTGGTTCCGCCTCCGGCTCTACATCGGTCGCGGCGTCGGCCTCACCGGTCGCAGGTTCGGCGCCCGCAGCCGCTTCCTGGCCCTCTGCGGCGGCGCGCACGTCACCCTCGGTGATTCGGCCGCCGGGACCGCTTCCCTCGAGCTGGGCGAGGTCGACGCCCTCCTCGCGGGCCAGCCGTCGCACCCGCGGCGGGGCGAAGACGCGGCCCTCGGGCGTGGCGACCTCCTCGGCGTCAGCCCCGGTCGCGCCCGGGCTGCCTTCCGTCTCGGCCGCCTCGTCCCCGGTGGGTTCCGCGTCGGCCGCAGCCGCTTCGTCGGGCGCCTCACCCTCGACGTCGTACGTGATGAACAGGTCTCCCACGGGGACGACGTCGCCTTCCTCCCAGTGAAGTTCTCGAACCGTCCCGTTCACCGGCGAGGGAACCTCGACGAGCGCCTTGTCCGTCTCGACTTCGGCGATCGGCTGGTCCTCTGTAACCTCGTCGCCTTCCTCGACCAGCCAGGAGACGAGTTCACCCTCGGCGACCCCTTCGCCGACGTCGGGTAGTTTGAACTCTCGGACCATGACTAGAACTCCATCGCCTCCCTGATTCCCTCGGTGATGCGCGCCGGTTCGGGCAGGTAGTAGTCCTCGAGCGCGTACAGCGGGAACGGCGTGTCGAAGCCGGTGATGCGCTTGATCGGTGCCTCCTGATAGAGCAGACACTCCTCCTGGATCGTCGCCGTGATCTCCGCGCCGAGGCCGGCCGTTTTGGGCGCCTCGTGGACGATGGCGCCGCGACCGGTCTTCGTGAACGACTCGACGATGGTGTCGGTGTCGATCGGCGACAGCGTGCGCACGTCGACGACCTCGACGTCGATCTCGCCCGCGAGTTCCTCGGCCGCCTCGAGCGTCGGCCGCGTCATCGCGCCCCAGGTGAAGACGGAGATGTCCGCGCCCTCACGGCGGACGGCGGCCTTGCCGATCGGCACCTCGTAGGAGTCGTTCGGTACCTCCTCGCGGAACGCCCGGTAGATCAGTTTCGGTTCCAGAAAGAGCACGGGGTCGGGATCGCGGATCGCGCTCGTCAGCAGCCCCTTGGTGTCGTAGGGCGTCGAGGGGACGACGACCTTGAGCCCGGGCTGGTGGACGAACATCGCTTCGGTGGATTCGGAGTGGTGTTCGGGCGCGCGGATGCCGCCGCCGTAGGGGGCCCGGATCACCATCGGACAGGTGTATCGGCCGCGCGATCGCGTGCGCAGTCGCGCGACGTGACTGACGATCTGGTCGAACGCGGGGTAGATGAAGCCCAAAAACTGGATCTCGGGTACGGGTTTCAGGCCGTAGGCGGCCATCCCGACCGCCGTGCCGACGATGCCCGACTCGGCCAGCGGCGTGTCGATTACGCGATCCTCGCCGAACTCCTCGTAGAGCCCTTCGGTGGCGCGGAAGACGCCGCCGTTCTTCCCGACGTCCTCACCCATCACTAAGACGTCTTCGTCGCGTTCCATCTCCGCGTGCAGTCCATCCCGGACCGCCTGTACCAGCGTGAGGTTTTCCGATTCTGCAGCCATGTTACTCCTCCAAGAGCGCGTCGTCGCCGTGTCGTTCGCGAACCGTTTCGAACCACTCGAGCT
This portion of the Natronobeatus ordinarius genome encodes:
- a CDS encoding alpha-ketoacid dehydrogenase subunit beta, producing MAAESENLTLVQAVRDGLHAEMERDEDVLVMGEDVGKNGGVFRATEGLYEEFGEDRVIDTPLAESGIVGTAVGMAAYGLKPVPEIQFLGFIYPAFDQIVSHVARLRTRSRGRYTCPMVIRAPYGGGIRAPEHHSESTEAMFVHQPGLKVVVPSTPYDTKGLLTSAIRDPDPVLFLEPKLIYRAFREEVPNDSYEVPIGKAAVRREGADISVFTWGAMTRPTLEAAEELAGEIDVEVVDVRTLSPIDTDTIVESFTKTGRGAIVHEAPKTAGLGAEITATIQEECLLYQEAPIKRITGFDTPFPLYALEDYYLPEPARITEGIREAMEF
- a CDS encoding dihydrolipoamide acetyltransferase family protein; its protein translation is MVREFKLPDVGEGVAEGELVSWLVEEGDEVTEDQPIAEVETDKALVEVPSPVNGTVRELHWEEGDVVPVGDLFITYDVEGEAPDEAAAADAEPTGDEAAETEGSPGATGADAEEVATPEGRVFAPPRVRRLAREEGVDLAQLEGSGPGGRITEGDVRAAAEGQEAAAGAEPATGEADAATDVEPEAEPADAVAEAEGTTAGTAVPAGVEPADRDRTLAAPATRRLAQEEGVDIDEVPTDEERDGEAFVTPEAVQEYAEAQRRAQEADVATVATGETGPRERREPFKGVRRTIAEAMERSKYTAPHVTHHDEVDVTKLVETREQLKPLAEEQGIRLTYMPFIMKAVVASLKEFPEMNAMIDDENEEIVYRNYYNLGVAAATDAGLMVPVVEDADRKGMLQLSSETDELVTKARERTISPDELRGSTFTITNIGGIGGEYATPVLNYPEAGILAVGEIKRKPRVVTDEDGTESIEPRSVMTLSLSFDHRLIDGAEGASFTNKVMEYLEHPELLLLE